The Streptomyces sp. NBC_01275 genome has a segment encoding these proteins:
- a CDS encoding DUF6629 family protein, whose protein sequence is MCWSATADLVAGVGVAAVGVACTARAPSRRELPLAALPLLLGAHQIVESAVWDAGGGSGPATVVWAVIALPLLAVWVPAGVLCAAPARARGRLVLLLAVGAATAAVLAYDLATGPVTAEIRGRTIGYALDVPHPAVLVSGYLLATVGSLLLSGDRRLRGLGIVVAVGALLCWALWRLAFVSTWCAFAAVCSVMLLGWVRALAASARAGARADLSRRT, encoded by the coding sequence ATGTGTTGGAGTGCGACGGCCGATCTCGTGGCGGGCGTCGGCGTCGCGGCCGTCGGGGTGGCCTGTACGGCTCGGGCGCCCAGCCGCCGGGAGCTGCCGCTCGCCGCGTTGCCGCTGCTGCTCGGCGCTCACCAGATCGTCGAGTCGGCGGTGTGGGACGCGGGCGGGGGCAGCGGTCCCGCCACCGTCGTCTGGGCCGTGATCGCCTTGCCTTTGCTGGCCGTGTGGGTGCCGGCCGGAGTCCTGTGCGCCGCCCCGGCGCGGGCCCGCGGCCGACTGGTCCTCCTCCTCGCGGTCGGCGCGGCGACCGCCGCCGTGCTGGCCTACGACCTCGCCACCGGTCCCGTGACGGCCGAGATCCGGGGCCGCACCATCGGATACGCGCTCGACGTTCCCCATCCGGCCGTGCTGGTGAGCGGCTATCTCCTGGCCACCGTCGGCTCGTTGCTGCTGTCCGGAGACCGACGGCTGCGGGGGCTGGGCATCGTGGTCGCCGTGGGCGCGCTGCTCTGCTGGGCGCTGTGGCGGCTGGCGTTCGTCTCCACCTGGTGCGCGTTCGCGGCCGTGTGCTCGGTGATGCTGCTCGGCTGGGTGCGGGCGCTGGCGGCCTCCGCACGGGCGGGCGCGCGGGCGGATCTCAGCCGCCGCACGTGA
- a CDS encoding BTAD domain-containing putative transcriptional regulator, with protein MPLESVRFGVLGAVRVRRGAADLDLGGPQERAFLALLLVRAGQPVAVSEIVDVLWGAEPPRSAVNVVRRHVGSLRRLLEPRLPVRAEGRWLLREAGGYRLAADEDSSDLLRFHALREAGRRAADESPGRAVELLTEALSLWRGPVAAGIPAQARAHPAFAATDRERLAAVRELADAALRAGRPDTVLPELRRAAAEHPLDEPVQAGLVLALAAAGRRPEALAAYETVRARLAEELGIDPGVELRDALAAAGLEAEPAPPLPVDPDLSAPPLLPPLPVLPPAQLPHDIATFTGRQPELDEVLTLFGEDVPPPGISNPGISNPGIPHPGISHPGTVVISAIGGMAGVGKTTLAVHWAHRVADRFPDGQLYVNLRGFDPSGAVLEPGEAVRGFLDALGVPPDRVPHGVDAQAALYRSTLAGRRVLVVLDNARDAEQVRPLLPGTPGCLAIVTSRDELPGLVAAHGAHSLTLRPFDAGQARTFLVRRLGAERVAAEPAAADEIGELCAGLPLALACVAARAALHPHFPLAAVAAELREAHGSLDAFTRSDASVDVGTVFSWSTRAVSEAAARLFRLLGLHPGPDFSLPAAAALVGLPVRRTRPLLAELTGLHLVAEYSPARYAFHDLLRAHAAELVHEQHTETERQAALDRLHHHYLHTAHTADRLLAPNADPLPPPPAPEGVHPEPLGDDDRALAWLTAEHAVLLAVVDTAAASGRPEQERLACQLAWSLEPFFDRRGHWHDGLTVQRTALDAARRLADPVLEARGLRGLARVEGRLGLHSRSVPRLQQALERFAELGDDTGRAHTHRSLGWESEQLGDLPGALRHNQLALALFRTLDDRAAQASVLNSVGWYHALLGEHRQALTHCFEALTMLQQLGDRYGQAATWDSIAYAHHHLGRHPHALLGYRNALALLRDLGVPYVEADILVRVGDTHLAMGDGPAARTAWTQALTLLRALDHPDAERVEALLSGREGRVDAG; from the coding sequence GTGCCGCTGGAGTCGGTGCGGTTCGGGGTGCTGGGCGCTGTTCGGGTGCGCCGGGGAGCGGCCGACCTGGACCTCGGGGGACCGCAGGAACGGGCCTTCCTCGCTCTGCTGCTCGTGCGGGCGGGACAGCCTGTCGCCGTGAGCGAGATCGTCGACGTGCTGTGGGGAGCGGAGCCGCCGCGCAGCGCGGTCAACGTGGTCCGCCGGCACGTGGGTTCGCTGCGCCGGCTGCTGGAGCCCCGCCTCCCCGTCCGCGCGGAGGGCCGCTGGCTGCTGCGGGAGGCGGGCGGATACCGGCTGGCGGCCGACGAGGACTCCTCGGACCTCCTGCGGTTCCACGCGCTGCGCGAGGCGGGCCGCCGGGCCGCGGACGAGTCGCCGGGCCGCGCGGTCGAACTCCTCACCGAGGCACTGTCGTTGTGGCGCGGACCGGTCGCCGCGGGCATCCCCGCCCAGGCCCGAGCCCACCCGGCGTTCGCCGCGACCGACCGCGAACGGCTCGCCGCCGTAAGGGAGCTGGCCGACGCGGCCCTGCGCGCCGGGCGACCGGACACGGTCCTGCCCGAGCTGCGCCGGGCCGCCGCCGAGCACCCGCTGGACGAACCGGTGCAGGCCGGGCTGGTCCTGGCGCTCGCCGCGGCCGGCCGACGGCCCGAGGCGCTGGCCGCCTACGAGACCGTACGGGCCCGGCTGGCCGAGGAGTTGGGCATCGACCCGGGCGTCGAACTGCGGGACGCGCTCGCCGCCGCCGGACTCGAGGCCGAGCCCGCCCCACCCCTCCCCGTCGACCCCGACCTGTCCGCTCCTCCTCTCCTTCCTCCCCTCCCGGTCCTTCCTCCCGCCCAACTGCCGCACGACATCGCTACGTTCACGGGGCGACAGCCGGAACTGGACGAGGTGCTCACGCTGTTCGGCGAGGACGTCCCGCCTCCCGGGATCTCGAATCCTGGGATCTCGAATCCCGGGATCCCGCATCCGGGGATCTCACATCCCGGGACCGTCGTCATCAGCGCCATCGGCGGTATGGCGGGCGTCGGCAAGACCACCCTCGCCGTGCACTGGGCGCACCGGGTCGCCGACCGCTTCCCCGACGGCCAGCTCTACGTCAACCTGCGCGGCTTCGACCCGTCCGGCGCGGTGCTGGAACCGGGGGAGGCCGTCCGTGGATTCCTGGACGCGCTGGGCGTGCCGCCCGACCGGGTCCCGCACGGCGTGGACGCCCAGGCCGCCCTCTACCGCAGCACGCTGGCCGGACGACGGGTCCTCGTGGTGCTGGACAACGCCCGCGACGCCGAGCAGGTACGCCCGCTGCTGCCCGGCACGCCCGGCTGTCTCGCCATCGTCACCAGCCGCGACGAACTGCCCGGCCTGGTCGCCGCCCACGGCGCGCACTCACTGACCCTGCGCCCCTTCGACGCGGGCCAGGCCCGGACGTTCCTCGTGCGCCGGCTGGGCGCCGAGCGCGTCGCCGCCGAGCCCGCGGCCGCCGACGAGATCGGCGAACTGTGCGCCGGACTGCCCCTCGCCCTCGCCTGCGTCGCCGCCCGCGCCGCCCTCCACCCGCACTTCCCGCTCGCCGCCGTCGCCGCCGAACTGCGCGAGGCCCACGGCAGCCTCGACGCCTTCACCCGCTCCGACGCCTCCGTGGACGTCGGCACAGTGTTCTCCTGGTCCACACGCGCCGTGTCCGAGGCGGCCGCCCGGCTGTTCCGGCTGCTCGGCCTCCACCCCGGCCCCGACTTCTCCCTGCCGGCCGCGGCCGCCCTGGTCGGCCTCCCGGTACGCCGGACCCGCCCGCTGCTGGCCGAGCTGACCGGTCTGCACCTCGTCGCCGAGTACAGCCCGGCCCGCTACGCCTTCCACGACCTGCTGCGCGCCCACGCCGCCGAACTCGTCCACGAGCAGCACACCGAGACCGAACGGCAGGCGGCCCTGGACCGGCTGCACCACCACTACCTGCACACCGCGCACACCGCCGACCGGCTCCTCGCCCCCAACGCCGACCCGCTGCCCCCGCCGCCCGCGCCCGAGGGCGTACACCCCGAGCCGCTCGGCGACGACGACCGCGCCCTGGCCTGGCTCACCGCCGAGCACGCGGTGCTGCTCGCCGTCGTCGACACCGCCGCCGCCTCCGGGCGCCCGGAGCAGGAACGTCTCGCCTGCCAACTGGCCTGGTCCCTGGAGCCGTTCTTCGACCGGCGCGGCCACTGGCATGACGGGCTGACCGTGCAGCGCACCGCGCTCGACGCCGCCCGACGGCTCGCCGACCCCGTCCTGGAGGCCCGCGGACTGCGCGGACTGGCCCGCGTCGAGGGCCGGCTCGGCCTGCACTCCCGGTCCGTCCCCCGGCTGCAACAGGCGCTGGAACGATTCGCCGAGCTGGGCGACGACACCGGCCGCGCGCACACCCACCGCAGCCTCGGCTGGGAGAGCGAGCAACTCGGCGACCTCCCCGGCGCCCTGCGCCACAACCAGCTGGCCCTCGCTCTGTTCCGCACCCTCGACGACCGCGCCGCCCAGGCCAGCGTCCTGAACTCCGTCGGCTGGTACCACGCCCTGCTCGGGGAGCACCGGCAGGCCCTGACCCACTGCTTCGAAGCCCTGACCATGCTCCAGCAGCTCGGCGACCGCTACGGCCAGGCCGCCACCTGGGACAGCATCGCCTACGCCCACCACCACCTCGGCCGCCATCCGCACGCCCTCCTCGGCTACCGCAACGCCCTCGCCCTCCTGCGCGACCTCGGCGTGCCCTACGTCGAGGCCGACATCCTCGTCCGCGTCGGCGACACCCACCTGGCCATGGGCGACGGCCCCGCCGCCCGCACCGCCTGGACCCAGGCCCTCACCCTCCTCAGAGCCCTCGACCACCCCGACGCCGAACGCGTCGAGGCCCTGCTGAGCGGACGGGAGGGACGCGTCGATGCCGGCTGA
- a CDS encoding GH92 family glycosyl hydrolase, translated as MRLSPLGAALAAAALLLAPPARAADAPTADQAVSVDDPARYVNPFVGTAPGGLDYGNGGGGGNTFPGASAPLGGIQWSPDTVTPQFGGYAYGDNRIRGFSLTHLSGAGCSDYGNVPFMPLTGRPAPDPAARHAAFSHTDEEATPGSYRVDLGNGIRTELAATARSGIARFSYPANAADPADPVNPADPERSAGLTVDAGQAANKATGEITVGSDTLSGFTDSGGFCKSTNRYRLYFHAVFDQPFAHTEPLDGKTSGAYVSFAPGTRTVTARVGVSFVSVAAARDNARAEQRGLPYDAVRRVVRGRWNDWLGRIAVRGGTQAQRRMFYSALYHSLLHPSTFSDADGRYRGMDGEVHRTEAGHVQYANFSGWDVYRSQVQLLALLAPREASDVARSILDQGVQAGYFDRWTLANGGTRVMVGDPLPAMAASLHAFGATDFDARALLRSAVAGRQDDRQRPGHETYDTLGYIPAGTKGVWGSAATTLEYAVADAALAQLAGRLGETATQTELRRASGNWRNLLHPDSRYLQPRAADGAWPAFSPTQRKEYVEGNAAQYTWMVPHDFPALFAAMGGDAAVTARLDAFFTHLNAGADEPYSYLGNEPSFNTPWAYDYAGRPDRTQDVVRRALTTLFNDRPEGLVGNDDLGAMSSWAVWASLGMYPQTPGSSRLALASPLFPAATVHRGDGVDLTVLAPDASETASRVRGLTLDGRPVQGSWLPDAFPARGGVLRYDLTAP; from the coding sequence GTGCGCCTGTCCCCCCTAGGGGCCGCGCTGGCGGCGGCGGCCCTGCTGCTGGCCCCGCCGGCACGGGCCGCCGACGCCCCGACCGCCGATCAGGCCGTTTCCGTCGACGATCCGGCCCGTTACGTCAACCCCTTCGTCGGCACCGCTCCGGGCGGACTCGACTACGGCAATGGAGGCGGCGGCGGAAACACGTTTCCGGGCGCTTCCGCGCCGTTGGGCGGTATCCAGTGGAGCCCGGACACGGTCACGCCCCAGTTCGGCGGATACGCCTACGGCGACAACCGGATCCGCGGCTTCAGCCTCACCCATCTCTCCGGAGCGGGCTGCAGCGACTACGGCAACGTACCGTTCATGCCCCTGACCGGCCGCCCCGCGCCGGACCCCGCGGCCCGCCACGCCGCCTTCTCCCACACCGACGAGGAGGCGACGCCGGGCAGTTACCGCGTCGACCTCGGCAACGGCATCCGTACGGAGCTGGCCGCCACCGCGCGCTCCGGCATCGCGCGCTTCAGCTACCCGGCGAACGCGGCGGACCCGGCGGACCCGGTGAATCCGGCGGACCCGGAACGCTCCGCCGGGCTGACGGTGGACGCCGGGCAGGCGGCCAACAAGGCCACCGGAGAGATCACCGTCGGCTCCGACACGCTGTCCGGGTTCACCGACAGCGGCGGTTTCTGCAAGTCGACCAACCGCTACCGCCTCTACTTCCACGCGGTCTTCGACCAGCCCTTCGCCCACACCGAGCCGTTGGACGGCAAGACGTCCGGGGCGTACGTCTCCTTCGCCCCCGGGACCCGCACGGTGACCGCGCGCGTGGGCGTCTCCTTCGTCAGCGTGGCCGCCGCCCGCGACAACGCGCGCGCGGAGCAGCGCGGTCTGCCGTACGACGCGGTCCGCCGGGTCGTGCGCGGCCGGTGGAACGACTGGCTCGGCCGGATCGCCGTCCGCGGGGGTACGCAGGCGCAGCGCCGGATGTTCTACAGCGCGCTGTACCACTCCCTGCTGCACCCCAGCACGTTCAGCGACGCCGACGGGCGGTACCGCGGCATGGACGGCGAGGTCCACCGGACCGAGGCCGGGCATGTGCAGTACGCGAACTTCTCCGGCTGGGACGTCTACCGCTCCCAGGTCCAGCTCCTGGCCCTGCTCGCCCCGCGCGAGGCCTCGGACGTCGCCCGCTCCATTCTCGACCAGGGTGTCCAGGCCGGATACTTCGACCGCTGGACCCTCGCCAACGGCGGCACCCGGGTGATGGTCGGCGACCCGCTGCCCGCCATGGCGGCTTCGCTGCACGCCTTCGGGGCAACCGATTTCGACGCCCGCGCGCTGCTGCGCTCCGCCGTCGCCGGACGCCAGGACGACCGACAGCGCCCGGGGCACGAGACGTACGACACGCTGGGCTACATTCCGGCCGGGACCAAGGGCGTGTGGGGCAGCGCGGCCACCACGCTGGAGTACGCCGTCGCCGACGCCGCCCTCGCCCAGCTGGCCGGACGCCTCGGCGAGACCGCCACGCAGACCGAGCTGCGGCGCGCGTCCGGCAACTGGCGCAACCTACTGCACCCCGACAGCCGTTACCTCCAGCCCCGCGCCGCCGACGGCGCCTGGCCGGCCTTCAGCCCGACCCAGCGCAAGGAGTACGTCGAGGGCAACGCGGCGCAGTACACCTGGATGGTCCCGCACGACTTCCCGGCCCTGTTCGCCGCGATGGGCGGCGACGCCGCCGTCACCGCCCGCCTGGACGCGTTCTTCACCCACCTCAACGCGGGCGCCGACGAGCCGTACTCCTACCTCGGCAACGAGCCCTCGTTCAACACCCCTTGGGCCTACGACTACGCCGGTCGCCCCGACCGCACCCAGGATGTCGTACGGCGTGCGCTCACCACCCTCTTCAACGACCGCCCGGAGGGCCTGGTCGGCAACGACGACCTCGGCGCGATGTCCTCCTGGGCGGTCTGGGCCTCCCTCGGCATGTACCCGCAGACGCCCGGAAGTTCCCGACTGGCCCTGGCGAGCCCGCTGTTCCCCGCCGCCACCGTCCACCGGGGCGACGGGGTCGACCTCACCGTCCTCGCGCCGGACGCGTCGGAGACGGCCTCCCGGGTGCGCGGCCTGACCCTCGACGGCCGTCCGGTGCAGGGCTCCTGGCTGCCGGACGCCTTCCCGGCCCGGGGCGGAGTCCTGCGCTACGACCTCACGGCGCCGTAG
- the dacB gene encoding D-alanyl-D-alanine carboxypeptidase/D-alanyl-D-alanine-endopeptidase, whose product MSESTAEDSVPEFVPGGRRRHRRPRPGGTGVRRAIVLAMAVPVASAALAGPSAFAAEKSIGTTAKDTAPTALDADDRQMAVNLDARVVDQRLGSDVSGVVLDAESDDTVWDHNGSTALMPASNAKLATSTAALTVLGPDHRFTTNVVYGNGTLTLVGGGDRTLTSADLATLAQTAVAGLKAAGLTSVKVAVDDSLFPAPTLANGWNTGYYPDSVAPVRALVVDGHGVQDTSLDAGQVFAQRLTAAGVTVTGSVARATASPTDVPVAQHTSAPLSGIVHTMLKTSDNNIAETLLRMTALGAGRPATFEGGTEVVREILGQRYGVSLTDFQIYDGSGLSRADRIPAATLAQILELLTETRYASTLGSILDGLPVSGEAGSTLGPEWGRFDDANSRCAVGKVHAKTGTLTGAIALSGLTQGKDGKWKVFSFVENNSTADPAAIKDAMDGLAATVNGCWA is encoded by the coding sequence ATGAGTGAGTCGACGGCGGAAGATTCCGTGCCCGAATTCGTCCCGGGCGGGCGGCGCAGGCACCGTAGGCCCCGTCCCGGCGGGACCGGCGTCCGGCGCGCGATCGTGCTCGCGATGGCCGTGCCCGTCGCCTCGGCCGCGCTGGCGGGCCCCTCGGCCTTCGCCGCCGAGAAGAGCATCGGCACCACGGCGAAGGACACCGCGCCGACCGCTCTCGACGCCGACGACCGGCAGATGGCCGTCAACCTCGACGCACGCGTCGTCGACCAACGGCTGGGCTCCGACGTCAGCGGCGTGGTCCTGGACGCCGAGTCGGACGACACTGTGTGGGACCACAACGGCTCCACCGCGCTGATGCCGGCGTCCAACGCCAAGCTCGCCACCTCGACCGCCGCCCTCACCGTCCTCGGCCCGGACCACCGGTTCACCACGAACGTCGTCTACGGCAACGGCACCCTGACCCTCGTCGGGGGCGGCGACCGGACGCTGACCAGCGCCGACCTCGCCACGCTGGCGCAGACCGCGGTCGCCGGACTCAAAGCCGCGGGGCTGACGTCCGTGAAGGTCGCCGTCGACGACAGCCTCTTCCCCGCGCCGACGCTGGCCAACGGCTGGAACACCGGCTACTACCCCGACTCCGTCGCCCCGGTCCGCGCGCTCGTCGTCGACGGACACGGCGTCCAGGACACCTCCCTCGACGCCGGGCAGGTCTTCGCCCAGCGGCTCACCGCGGCCGGCGTCACCGTCACCGGCAGCGTCGCCCGCGCCACGGCGAGCCCCACTGACGTACCGGTCGCACAGCACACGTCGGCCCCGCTGTCGGGCATCGTCCACACGATGCTCAAGACCAGCGACAACAACATCGCCGAGACCCTGCTGCGCATGACCGCCCTCGGCGCGGGCCGCCCGGCCACCTTCGAGGGCGGCACGGAGGTCGTCCGCGAGATCCTCGGCCAGCGCTACGGCGTGTCCCTCACCGACTTCCAGATCTACGACGGAAGCGGCCTGTCCCGGGCCGACCGCATTCCGGCCGCGACCCTCGCGCAGATCCTGGAACTGCTGACGGAAACCCGTTACGCGTCCACCCTCGGCTCGATCCTGGACGGTCTGCCCGTCTCCGGCGAGGCCGGCAGCACCCTCGGCCCGGAGTGGGGCCGCTTTGACGACGCCAACTCCCGGTGCGCCGTCGGCAAGGTGCACGCGAAGACCGGCACCCTCACCGGCGCCATCGCCCTCAGCGGTCTCACCCAGGGCAAGGACGGCAAGTGGAAGGTGTTCTCCTTCGTCGAGAACAACTCCACGGCCGACCCCGCCGCCATCAAGGACGCCATGGACGGCCTCGCCGCCACCGTCAACGGCTGCTGGGCCTGA
- a CDS encoding MarR family winged helix-turn-helix transcriptional regulator has product MTSTGTGSRAVDRAAEPTDGSLLLDDQLCFALYAASRAVTARYRPLLDELGLTYPQYLVMLVLWEQDSISVRELGAALQLESSTLSPLLKRLEANGLLRRERRPDDERSVALRLTEEGARLRERAGSVPLAIGDAMGLTPEQDAMAKHLLRLVTANVTED; this is encoded by the coding sequence ATGACCAGCACAGGAACCGGGAGCCGTGCCGTGGACCGAGCCGCCGAACCGACCGACGGGTCGCTGCTCCTGGACGACCAGCTCTGCTTCGCCCTGTACGCGGCCTCCCGGGCGGTCACCGCCCGTTACCGGCCGCTGCTGGACGAGCTCGGTCTGACCTATCCGCAGTACCTGGTCATGCTCGTGCTGTGGGAGCAGGACTCGATCTCCGTGCGTGAACTGGGCGCCGCTCTCCAGCTGGAGTCCAGCACCCTCTCCCCCCTCCTCAAGCGCCTCGAGGCGAACGGTCTGCTGCGCCGTGAACGTCGTCCCGACGACGAGCGCTCCGTCGCCCTTCGCCTCACCGAGGAGGGCGCGCGACTCCGGGAACGGGCGGGCTCCGTCCCCCTCGCCATCGGCGACGCCATGGGGCTCACCCCCGAGCAGGACGCCATGGCCAAGCACCTTCTGCGGCTCGTCACGGCGAACGTCACCGAGGACTGA
- a CDS encoding alpha/beta hydrolase, producing the protein MTDTTARPVLEPAAQAFVEATANPPYLFDLSPAEGRKAVDEVQSGEIAKPDVDEEWVTVSGGPTGSVRVRVVRPAGVGGALPVILYIHGAGWVFGDAHTHDRLVRELAVGAGAAVVFPEYDLSPEARYPVAIEQNYAVARWIVTEGAQHSLDASRLAVAGDSVGGNMTAALTLMAKERGDVPLVQQVLFYPVTDASFDTGSYRQFATGYFLRRDGMQWFWDQYTTDEAERAQITASPLRATVEQLTGLPPALVITGEADVLRDEGEAYANKLRAAGVPVTAVRYQGIIHDFVMLNALRETHAAEAAIGQAIGALRTVFAGA; encoded by the coding sequence ATGACCGACACCACCGCCCGCCCCGTCCTCGAACCCGCAGCCCAGGCCTTCGTGGAAGCCACCGCGAATCCGCCGTACCTCTTCGACCTGTCTCCGGCGGAGGGGCGCAAGGCGGTCGACGAGGTGCAGTCCGGGGAGATCGCCAAGCCGGATGTCGACGAGGAGTGGGTCACCGTCTCGGGGGGTCCCACGGGCAGTGTCCGTGTCCGTGTGGTCAGGCCGGCGGGCGTCGGGGGCGCTCTGCCGGTGATCCTCTACATCCATGGCGCCGGCTGGGTGTTCGGCGACGCTCACACCCATGACCGTCTGGTGCGCGAGCTCGCGGTGGGGGCGGGGGCGGCGGTGGTCTTCCCGGAGTACGACCTCTCGCCGGAGGCGCGTTATCCGGTGGCGATCGAGCAGAACTACGCGGTGGCCCGGTGGATCGTCACCGAAGGTGCACAGCACTCCCTCGACGCTTCGCGTCTGGCGGTGGCCGGTGACTCGGTGGGCGGCAACATGACGGCGGCCCTCACGCTGATGGCCAAGGAGCGTGGGGATGTTCCGCTGGTGCAGCAGGTGTTGTTCTATCCGGTGACGGACGCGAGTTTCGACACCGGTTCCTACCGTCAGTTCGCCACGGGTTATTTTCTGCGGCGGGACGGGATGCAGTGGTTCTGGGACCAGTACACGACCGACGAGGCGGAGCGTGCGCAGATCACCGCGTCCCCGCTGCGTGCGACGGTCGAGCAGTTGACCGGGCTGCCTCCGGCGCTGGTGATCACGGGTGAGGCGGACGTGCTGCGTGACGAGGGCGAGGCCTACGCCAACAAGCTCCGCGCGGCCGGCGTGCCGGTCACGGCGGTCCGCTACCAGGGCATCATCCACGACTTCGTGATGCTCAACGCCCTGCGGGAGACCCATGCGGCCGAAGCGGCCATCGGGCAGGCGATCGGCGCGCTGCGCACGGTCTTCGCCGGAGCCTGA